From Daucus carota subsp. sativus chromosome 6, DH1 v3.0, whole genome shotgun sequence, the proteins below share one genomic window:
- the LOC108227655 gene encoding cyclin-dependent kinase E-1, with product MGDGHNTNRGSGAASNKPEWLQHYDLIGKIGEGTYGLVFIAKIKSNRSKSIAIKKFKQSKDGDGVSPTAIREIMLLREISHENVVKLVNVHINHIDMSLYLAFDYAEHDLYEIIRHHRDKVNQAINPYTVKSILWQLLNGLNYLHSNWIMHRDLKPSNILVMGDGEEQGVVKIADFGLARIYQAPLKPLSENGVVVTIWYRAPELLLGSKHYTSAVDMWAVGCIFAELLTLKPLFQGQEVKATPNPFQLDQLDKIFKVLGHPTQEKWPTLVNLPHWQQDVQHIQGHKYDNPGLYSIVHLPPKSHAYDLLSKMLEYDPRKRISAAQALEHEYFRVEPLPGRNALVSTQPGDKVVNYPVRPVDTTTDFEGTAPLQPAQPASSGNAVTGGIPGQHVMPNRSLPRPMHMVGMQRMQPQGIAGYNIASQAGMGGAMNPGGIPMQRGVAQAHQQQQLRRKDPAMGMSGYPPQQKRRF from the exons ATGGGTGATGGGCATAACACCAATAGAGGATCTGGGGCTGCAAGTAACAAGCCAGAATGGCTACAACACTACGATCTGATTGGTAAAATCGGTGAAGGAACATATGGGCTTGTTTTTATTGCCAAGATTAAGTCAAATCGAAGCAAATCAATTGCTATCAAGAAGTTCAAGCAGTCTAAAGATGGTGATGGTGTTTCCCCTACTGCTATTCGAGAAATTATG CTGCTCCGTGAGATATCACATGAGAACGTGGTAAAGCTAGTGAATGTGCACATCAACCATATAGACATGTCACTTTATCTAGCTTTTGATTATGCAGAGCATGATCTCTAT GAAATCATTAGACATCACAGAGACAAGGTTAACCAAGCAATCAATCCATACACGGTCAAATCAATCCTGTGGCAGCTACTTAATGGGTTAAATTACCTTCACAG TAATTGGATTATGCATCGAGATCTAAAGCCATCAAACATTCTG GTAATGGGTGATGGTGAGGAACAAGGTGTTGTTAAAATTGCTGACTTCGGTTTGGCAAGAATTTACCAAGCTCCCTTAAAGCCCTTATCTGAAAATGGG GTGGTTGTAACTATCTGGTATCGTGCACCAGAGTTACTTCTTGGATCGAAACACTATACAAGTGCTGTTG ATATGTGGGCTGTTGGCTGCATATTTGCTGAGCTTCTGACGCTGAAGCCACTATTTCAAGGGCAAGAAGTAAAAGCAACACCAAACCCTTTTCAG CTTGATCAGCTCGACAAAATATTTAAGGTCCTAG GCCATCCTACACAAGAAAAGTGGCCTACACTTGTTAATCTTCCACATTGGCAACAAGACGTTCAGCACATTCAAGGGCATAAGTA tgACAATCCCGGTCTTTACAGCATTGTTCATCTCCCACCAAAGAGTCATGCTTATGACCTACTCTCTAAGATGCTTGA ATATGATCCTCGAAAACGAATTTCAGCAGCACAAGCACTTGAACATga GTATTTTCGGGTGGAACCTCTTCCAGGTCGCAA TGCACTGGTATCAACGCAACCTGGAGACAAGGTGGTGAATTATCCGGTTCGTCCAGTAGACACAACTACAGATTTTGAAGGAACCGCACCTCTTCAGCCTGCTCAGCCG GCTTCATCTGGAAATGCTGTAACTGGTGGTATTCCTGGTCAACATGTGATGCCAAATAGATCTCTTCCTCGGCCAATGCATATGGTGGGAATGCAAAGAATGCAACCTCAAGGTATCGCGGGTTATAATATTGCTTCGCAGGCTGGTATGGGTGGTGCAATGAATCCAGGTGGTATCCCTATGCAGCGGGGAGTTGCTCAGGCACATCAACAACAGCAG CTGAGAAGGAAAGATCCAGCCATGGGAATGAGTGGATACCCTCCACAACAGAAGAGGCGCTTCTGA
- the LOC108226631 gene encoding uncharacterized protein LOC108226631, which translates to MKKNAPDESEPCDAEVFVKTRTRDAGREYKTSTKTMKKKIDKINKKINSGEAADEMLLDKEHGPTWLLGRCKKPQKLSAAAPTDTYVKELTTKIKEGLAAEVEEKVKKIQEEVDEQVNRKVQQNLASVLKKLGEANPFTIDVTELCAHVASDNDDGTPMTKGTSF; encoded by the exons ATG aaaaagaATGCCCCAGATGAGTCTGAACCATGTGATGCAGAGGTTTTTGTGAAAACTCGGACTCGTGATGCAGGACGCGAGTACAAGACCAGTactaaaacaatgaaaaagaaaatt gataaaattaacaaaaaaatcaattccgGGGAGGCTGCTGATGAAATGCTTTTGGATAAAGAGCATGGCCCGACTTGGCTCTTAGGGAGATGCAAGAAGCCGCAAAAACTATCAGCTGCTGCTCCAACGGATACATATGTCAAAGAATTGACAACAAAAATTAAGGAAGGCCTTGCTGCTGAAGTCGAGGAAAAAGTGAAGAAAATCCAAGAAGAGGTAGATGAGCAGGTAAACAGGAAGGTGCAACAAAATTTGGCATCGGTCCTTAAGAAACTTGGTGAAGCAAACCCGTTCACAATTGATGTTACAGAGCTGTGTGCACATGTGGCCAGTGACAATGACGATGGCACACCAATGACTAAAGGCACCAGCTTCTAG